The genomic region ACCCCTCGCAGGGTGCTgagctgcagctggctctggggtggtgtgggggggctggttACATGGGGACCCCTCACCTGGCACTgagctgcagctggctctggggtgagtCTCTGCACTGGGCTCTTTAGCTCTGTGCTCTGGCATAGGCGGGGTTAACTGCAGAGCAGCCTGTCTAGCCTGAGTCTCTATGGCTCAACACGTGAGGCCCAGCTGACACAGCCCGGCCCACTCCAGCGATCAGCCGGGTCTGCCCCATCCAGCCCAgacgctccccctgctccccgtctgtccctctctccagcccccagacaccccccatctctctctgttACCCTCCCCCCGACAAACGGGACCCGATGTGCCACCTCCCTGGGCTGGTTGTGTTTGACCTGGGTGAGTTTGAGGTATGGGGGGGGGTCCCCTGTATAGCACCGGCAAGGGGaatcgaaccggggacctctggagcttcttgcatgagctaaaagccaactgcctgttagctaaggctgtggCAGACCCATTTCACTCTCTCTAGTGGTCTCAGTGCCATCAGACGGGACAGAGCACCacccccaggaggtgtgtgggttacacgtGTCCCCCGACTCTGGCTGGCAtgctggaggggcagaggggaggttTTGGGGGTGTCTCCCCGCGCCCTGCCTTTGGGTCCTAGCTCTGGGTGAGTTTGGGACAGTGGGGGGGGTGTGACTGGAGGGTTTGGGGAGATCTGGGTGGGGGTCACCAGGGGGTTATGGAGTCTGTGTCTCCAGAGACTGGGTTGGGATCCTGGGCGGGGAGGTAGTGTGGGGCACCCCCTAGTGGGGCAGTTGCTAGGTGGGGTCTCCCCACAGCCCTGGGTTCGGGTCCTGGTGATGGGGGTCTCCATGGAGGGTGATGCCCCTCCTTTCTTGTTACAGATTACACCCTGTGGCCCTTCTGGGTTGACACCCACGTGGACCCCCCCTTCCAGCGGGGCAGGTGGGCAAGGGGAacatggggagggggcggggggaacggAAGTTGGCCTAAGAGGGAGGAGTGTAGGGGTAagatggggaggggccagggggctatGGATGGGGATATAGGATTTGTGGGGCTATAAGGGAGGGATATAGGAGGTCACGGGAGGGGCTATAGCAGGGTTGGAGGGGAGGGACTATAGGAGGTCAGGGGCCATGGAGTTCAGAGGAGGTTATGGGGCTAAAGCAGGTCTGGGGGGCTATAAGGGAGTGATATATGAGGTCTGAGAGAGCCTATAGGGGGTCAGGGAGGCTATGAGGGAGGGGTATATGGAGTTAGAGGAGATTATGGGGGCTGTAGGGGGTTAGGGAGGCTATAAGGGAGGGATGCATGGGGTCAGGGAGGGGCTATGGGGATCAGAGGAGGCTataagggggagagagagatggggtcaGGGGAGGAGCTATGGGTCAGGGGAGGCTATAGGGGGTCAGGGGAGGGGCTATGGGGGTCAGGGGAGGCTATAGGGGGTCAGGGGAGGGGCTATGGGGGATGGGGCTATAGGGGGTCAGAGGAGGCTATGGGGGTTGGGAGAGGGGCTATGGGGGATGGGGCTATAGGAGGTCAGGAGAGGGGCTATGGGGGATGGGGCTATAGGGGGTcaggggaggggctctgggggaTGGGGCTATAGGGGGTCAGGGAGGCTATAGGAGGTCAGGGGAGGGGCCATGGGGTCAGAGGTGGCTATAGGGGGTTGGGAAAGGGGCTATGGGGGATGGGGCTATAGGGGGTCAGGAGAGGGGCTATGGGGATCAGAGGAGGCTATAAGGGAGAGAGATATGGGATCAGGGGAGGGGCTATGGAGGATGGGGCTATAGGGGGTCAGAGGAGGCTATAGGAggtcaggggaggggctgtggggtcaGAGGTGGCTATAGggaagggccctaccaaattcagggtccatttgggtcaatttcatagtcataggattttaaaaatcgtcaGTTTCATGATCCCAGATCTTGAAATCAGAAATGTCCCCTGCGGTGACCGGGGAGCCCCGACCcaagagggggctgggggggggtcacacggTTCTTGGGGGGGTTGCGGTGTTGCCACCCTgacatctgtgctgctgctggtggcgacactccaggccagcagccccgcccccccgtaACCCCTTTAGGGTCgggacccccaggttgagaaaagtTCCTGCCCCCCATGAACTCTGCCCAGTAAAAGCACAGGAGAGACCAGACTTCACAGTCTGTGACACCTTGAATCTGGTAGGGTCCTAGCTATAGGTGTCAGAGAGGCTAGGGGAAGAAGCTATGGTGGGTCAGTGGAGGTTATGGGGGCTATAGGGGATCGGGGGCTATAAGGGAGAGATATATGTGGCCAGGGAGGGGTTATACGGGGTCAGAGGCGGTTATGTGGTCTATGGGGACTATAGGGGTCAGGGAAGGGATTATAGGGGGTCAGAAGAGGCTATGGGGACTACAGGGGGTAGGAGGGGTTATGGGGGATCAGGGGCTATGGGGGTCAGAGGGGAGGGACTACAGGGGATTGGGAGCTATGGGGGTCAGAGGAGGCTATAAGGAGCcataggggggaggggaggggctaaAGGGGATCAGGAGCCATGGGGGGTATAGGGGATTGGGGGCTATGGGGGTCAGAGGGGAGGGGCTATAGGGGGTCAGAGGAGGCTATAAGGGACCAtagggggtggcagggaggggctaGAGGGGATCAGGAGCCATGGGGGGCTATAGGGGATCAGAGGAGGCTATAGGGGGCCGGGGGGTCAGCAGGGAGGGTACTGGGGCTCCAAGGAGTCGGGTAACCCCGTCTGCCCCCAGGGCTGGCTCGGTGCTGGATGCCCGCGGCCGCCCCGTCCGGCTGTACCCCGAGGTGCTGGCTGTGCTGGAGCGACTGCAGGGCCTGGGCGTCCCCATGGCAGCCGCCTCCCGGTGAGTGTCTGACCCCCGCCCCCTGCGCCCCCTTGCGCCCCCGACACCCCAGCCCCTCTgaccacccctctccccccaggacaGGCGAGACCCGCGGCGCCACCCAGCTGCTGGAGCTCTTCGGCTTGCACAGCTTCCTGCACCGGGTGGAGATCTACCCTGGGGGGAAGAGCGCCCACTTCCACAGGTACCCgctgcccccccaaacccctccccttccacagGTACCCGCTGCACCCCCAAACCAcgctgcacccccaaacccctacCCTTCCACAGGTACCCgctgcccccccaaacccctccactTCCTCAGGTACCCgctgcccccccaaacccctccccttccacaggtacccactgcacccccaaacccctccccttccacagGTACCCGCTGCCCCCCCAAACCACgctgcccccccaaacccctccactTCCTCAGGTACccgctgccccccaaacccctccccttcctcaggTACCcgctgcacccccaaacccctccacTTCCACAGGTACCCGCTGCCCCCCAAACCCTTCCACTTCCTCAGGTACCCGCTGCCCCCCCAAACCGCgctgcccccccaaacccctccccttccacaggtacctgctgcccccccaaaccccaccacTTCCACAGGTACCcgctgcacccccaaacccctccccttccacagGTACCCGCTGCCCCCCCAAACCGTgctgcccccccaaacccctccccttcCGCAGGTACCCGCTGCCCCCCCAAACCGTgctgcccccccaaacccctccccttccacagGTAGCcgctgcacccccaaaccccactgcccccccaaacccctccactTCCACAGGTACAcactgcacccccaaaccctgctgcacccccaaacccctccacTTCCACAGGTACAcactgcacccccaaaccctgctgcacccccaaacccctccacTTCCACAGGTACGTGCTGCACCCCAAATcgtgctgcaccccaaacccctccactTCCAAAGGTACATGCTGCACCCCCAAACAGcactgcacccccaaacccccacccctccacttcCGCAGGTACCCGCTGCACACCCAAACCCCGCTGCACCCgcaagcccccaccccccactttcaCAGGTATCCACTGCACCCCCAAACAGTgctgcacccccccagcccccatccctccACTTCCACGGATACCCGCTGCACCCCCAAACCACACTGCatccccaaacccccacccctccacttcCACAGGTAGCCactgcacccccaaccctgccAAACCCACCTCCATGGGTACCCACTGCACCCCCCATGCCTCCAAACCCCCCaatccccactccaccctcttCCACAGGTACCCCCAAGTCCCCAAAGCAGCAGGTACCCCCTGCACCCCTAAACACCACTCCCCCAGCTGAGATCCAGCCTAGGGGGAATAGCACCCACTTCCCTAAGTAACCCCCCAGATCCCAACCCCCACTGCACCCTTaacccccccccgaacccctatACTGCCAGCCCTgagtctgcccctccccccacccaggctGCAGCAGGATACCGGGGTCCCCTTCGCCCAGATGCTGTTCTTTGACGACGAGGAGCGCAACATCCGGGATGTCAGCAAGCTAGGTGGGCGAGGCGGGGTGACCACAGATTCCGCCCCCCCGggtgcccccagccctcctgggcaggaacccctgccagccccacatggGTGAATGTTGGGGGagggtccagggagggaatggggggaggagTCAGGGACTGGGatgttgcggggggaggggagcaaatggaggggtgggggcaggggtgaatGGTGGGGGTCACCACCactctcttcttctcctcccccaggtGTCACCTGCGTCCTGGTCCCCGATGGAATGACCCAGGCACTCCTCACCCAGGGGCTGGAGGCCTTCGCTCGCTCCTGCCCCCCCGCACCGGTGCCCCCCACTGcgccttcccaaggggcagaatAAACTCCAGAGTGACTGAGCCCCTGTGTCCCTCtgtgtgcgcggggggggggggggggataacagcctactacagCTGCAGGCACAGGTGTGTGATAACAACCTGCTGTGGGGGTGGGACGGGGGTGTCCGAGAcagataacagcctactactgctgtgtgggtgtgtgcgtctgtgagagagagagagaacaacctactactgctgtgtgtgtgcgtgtgtgtgtgtgtgtgtgtgagagagagagagaacaacctactactgctgtgtgtgtgtgagagagaacctGGTACTGCTGGTGTTGGGGGGGGTATAAGAGACcgataacaacctactactgctgtgtgtgcgtgtggctAAGTGAGATAACCTCCTactgctgctggctgtggggtgggggctgctccctgccccagctccgcccccccaccccttgtccctcCCTGGGCCGGCCCTGCTCTGGACCACACGCCTAGGTTCGAGCCCAGCCcatgctgtgggggaggggagatatcaacctactgctgctgccagcagTGCCCGGCCACTCTGGGGTGGGACCCTGAAtgtcccctcccccgcagctgagccccccgccccaatcCTTCCCACTTGTACTGAACTTTGGGGGGGGCTGTGCCATCTCCCAAACTCTGGGGTGTTGGGGCCCGAGGGAGAACCCCCCCATTGGAGTGAATGCTAAGGGGgactccctctgccccccacgcCTGTGGGGAGGAATTTGGGGGTGTCGCTGGGAGCACGGGAGAGTCCTGGCACCGAGATGTGAAGGTGGGGGGCTGCATCCGAAAAGCCAAAGGGTGGTAGAGAGGTCCCTCTCTAGATGTGAACTTCAGGGGGGCTGTTCTGCCCCCTCTATGTGTGGGGTCAGAGTATTGGGTGCAGTGTTGTGCTCCCCACTAGGTCCCAACCACAACCACCTCAGGGTTTACAATTCTGGGGGgttcagccccgagccccccttTTCTAGCTGCCTTGAAATCGGGGTTCAGGTGGAGGACCCCAAAATAAAAGGTTGAGAATATAGAGCGGCATTCTTTACCCCCTTGGCATGGTGCCCCCAGGTCCCCACCACTGAGCTCCCCTCTTTTCCCAGCCTCCTCACACTGCACCCCATAGGTTTGGGCTCTCTTTATTGGGGGTTCAGCTCCCCTTCTCTGGCAGCTTTGCAACCTTCAGCTGGGTTCTGCTGCCCCCCCGCTTCTTCTCACCGTGCAGGGGCAAGGAGGGGGTCCTGGGCAGCACCCGCCCCCCCTCAGCCCGCACCCCCCAGGCCGCCTCCAGCGCCCGCAGCTCGGTGTGGGGCCGCTCGCCCTGGAAACGCTGGACCCACGGCGTCTGCAGCAGGTCCAGCACCGTGGGGCGCCGGGGCACCGGGCACAGCAGCCGGTGCACTAGGTCCTGGGGAGGCAAAGGGGAGCGTTAAGGGCCCCGCTATCTGCCTGGCCCCCGTGGCCCGCTTGCTTCCTCCACTGGGCCTGGCCCCTCTtgatctgcccccccccccgatctgtCCAGCCCCACCATGGTCCACCCAGCCCCCATGAGCCACTCCCCTCTCCACTGGGCCTGGCTTCCCATGATCCACCTGGCCCGACCTCAAATGGCACCCAGCCCCCCCTCAGTTGGCTCACTCCCCTCCACTGGGTCTGTACCCCCTCGATCCGCACGATCCCCGCCCCCCGATCTCTCCAGCCCTCTGTGGTCCGCTTGCCTTGTCATGGGGCCCAGTCCCCCTCGATCCACCTGGCCTCCCCATGACCCACCAAGCCCACCTCAAacactgcccagccccccatgATCTGTCCAGCCCCCCATGGATCAACCAGCCCCTCCAGTCCACCCACcagtgtccagccccctgctctgtgtCCCGCATTGTCTGCCCAGCCCCCCATGATCCACCTATCTCTCTACATCTTCCCAGCCACACCCGGGTCTGCTGGATGCCGCCTGCCAGTCTGGCCCCCCAACCCACcacgccccctgctggc from Natator depressus isolate rNatDep1 chromosome 13, rNatDep2.hap1, whole genome shotgun sequence harbors:
- the MDP1 gene encoding magnesium-dependent phosphatase 1, whose amino-acid sequence is MCHLPGLVVFDLDYTLWPFWVDTHVDPPFQRGRAGSVLDARGRPVRLYPEVLAVLERLQGLGVPMAAASRTGETRGATQLLELFGLHSFLHRVEIYPGGKSAHFHRLQQDTGVPFAQMLFFDDEERNIRDVSKLGVTCVLVPDGMTQALLTQGLEAFARSCPPAPVPPTAPSQGAE